The window GGGTCTTCCTCATAGAAGCTCACAACGTGGATCCGATGGTCCGGGAAGTGGCGGCGCAGCCAATCGATTCCGGCCTTGTTGGTCGTGGTCGAATTATAAACAAAAAGGTCCTTCCCCAACCGTCCGACATCCGCCGCATCAAAACAGGGCTCCTGCTCTGTTAGTATGAAGTCCCTGTCATAGATCATCCGCTCTTTTTCTTCAGGAGTCATGGTTCTGTGTTTTTTCCAGAAGTCTTTCTTGTAAGTACGCTCTGTGAGACGCGGCTTGGGGGCCGCTTCCCAGCGCATGTTTGGATCCTCTTTGAAATACTGTTCCAGCAGAGGGCGATAGCAGAGGTATTCAAACCAGCGGCTGCGGTACGACATGGTGGCTTCCAGGATCTCATTGCCGACGGTCAACAGCAGATCCCTCGGGGGCATACATCCGAACATCGTTTCCTGCTTCCAATCAGGAGTCTGTACGGGCTGATTGAAATCGAGCGGAGTCGGCCGGTCAACCCGAATCCCCCGGCTCTCCAGGATCTTTGCATAGTTGTCCATCTGCTCCTTGGCCTTTTCGATCATTTCCTGTGGTATCGGCCCGTATTTCCCCAGGGGAAAGCCATGTTCAGGGAAATCCCGTTCGACAGCCGGCTCAGGTGCCTGAATAACGGTATTGTCCGGGCGACCGACAATAACGTGCTTCAGCGGATCCCATTCGTTCCAGGAATTCACTATCGTTTTTCTGGTATCTCCTTCCATCACAACCTCCTTAAGCGTTTTTTTGAGGCTTCAACCACCTATTTATGGTTCTCGGCACCTCTCTCCATGCCTGCCGGCAACAGTATAACAATCAGAGCATGGAGAGGTGAACACAAGCAGCTGCCGGCTGCTGCTCTATGACCTTCGCTTCACAAGGAAAACCGCCAAGACCAGCGAGGTAACAGCGAAAAGCATGGTCGCAATGACAGATACTGTCGGGTCAAAGTCATACTTGATTCCATCCCACATCGTCTTGGGAAGGGTCGAGGTTCTTATTCCACAGAGGAAGAGTGCGACTATCGATTCGTCCCAAGACGTGACAAAGGCAAACAAAGCACCGGAGAGGATTCCCGGCAGAATGCAGGGTACGGTAACCCTTCTGAGAACATACCAGTGGCCGGCTCCCAAGCTGCGTGCCGCCTGTTCCAGCTTGATATCGAAGTTGGCCAGGCTGGCATTGACGGTGATCACCACGAAGGGAAGGCCCAGGATCGTGTGGGCCAGAACCAGGCCAAAAAGAGTGTCCACAATATGCCACTTGGACCAGAGCCGGAAGAAGAGGACGGCGCTGATGATGGGCGGGACAATAAGCGGAAGCAGCAAGAGATTTTGGAACATCTGCCCACGCCTCCAGTTTGCCCGCCACATTCCCAAGGAGGCCAGGGTGCCAAGAATCGACGCCAGGATTGCCGAAGTAACGGCTATGACAATGCTTTGAAAACCGGAGGAGTACCACTTCGGAGTCCTTATGAAGTGCTCGTACCACCGAAGGGAAAAGCCGGGAGGAGGAAACGACAGGTAGTCCGACGAAGTAAAAGACAAAGGGACGATCACCATGAAGGGGAAACAAAGGTATACAAGCGCCGTCCATGTGGCAAAAAGAAAGACAAACCTCCGGAAAGGGATCCTTTTGGACAAACCGGGCATCAGCTGTAACCGCTCACGAGTTTCCGAATGTCTATGAATCTCCCGAAAATGAATAACAGCCCCAGTACCATTACGAGCAGCAGAATCGCCAGGGCTGACCCCATGCCCCATTTGAGCACGAGTTGGATCTGAAGCGCAATGTATTCTGACAGCATCACGAACTTCCCCCCACCGAGCAGAACAGGGGTTATGTAGAATCCCAGTGACAGGACAAAAACGAGAATCACGCCAGCGTATACTCCCGGCATGCTGAGGGGAACATAGATCCTCCAAAAAATGGTAAAGGGGCTGGCCCCAAGACTCCTTGCTGCCAGAATCAGCTGTTTGTCGATACCTTTCATCACAGACAAGATCGGCAGGATCATGAAAGGCAGCATGACATGGACCATACCGACTATCACGCCAAACCGGTTTCGAACCAAGACGGCAGGTTCACTGGTCAAGCCCAGTCTCATGAGAAAATGGTTGATAATTCCGTCCTGCCTGAGAATCACGATCCAGCTATAGGCTCTGATCAAGATACTTGTCCAAAAGGGCACCAGAATAAAGAAGAGCATGAGTGCTACGGTACGGCGGCTTTCGACATGATCCACGGTGTAGGCTATCAGATACCCCAATACCAAACAAATCAGGGTAACGACTACACACATCGAAAAGGTTTGATAGAAGATCTTTCCGTATGTAGAAGAGGTGAATATCTTCTGATAGTTCTGCAAACCCGGACTCGGGTCTGTAAGACTGATCCAGCCGATTTGGAACATGGGATACAGGTACAGAACCGTAAGCAAGAAAAAAGCTGGCATCACCATCATGATGTTCGCACGAGATCTCATGGAGGATTTCAGTGATACCAGCTTTCTTGCCATCTTTTTCTATCAAGAAATCACATCGAGGTAATCGTTGAGTACCCGCTCATAGTTGTTTGCATACCAATCAACCCCGAGAGGAAGCTGGACTTCCTTGTTTCTCGGATCCGAAGGGTTCTCGATTCTCAATTCCTCTGGAACATATTTTAGGGCAGCCGGGTTGACCGGACCGTTGCCCAGGAGTTCAAACAGCTTTGCCTGGCGCTCCGGCTTCAGAATGCCGTTGATGAAGCGCATGGCATTCTCCTTGTTAGGGGCTCCCCTGGGTACGACAAGGACAGACGCCTGGAGAATAGCCTGGTTGTACGTGTACTGGGCCTTTCCCTTTGTTTGACGCTTCAGGACGAGAGCCCGCGTGTTCCAGACGGCACACATTGTCGCCTCCCCCTCGCGCAGCAACTGTATCGGGTCTGCCCCTGACTCCCAAAAGCTCACGACATGGGGTTTGAGTTCCTTGATCTTCCTGAGGGCGCGTTTCTCGTCAATGGGATAGACCTTGTCAAAGGGGACGCCATCGGCCAACAAAGCCGCCTCAAGGACACCGTACATCCAGCGCCACAGGCCCCTTTTGCCGGGAAACTTCTTTACATCCCAAAAATCAGCCCAGGTTTGCGGTTGGACACCCTTGAACATGTCTGCCCGCCAGGCCATGACATAGCTGTAATAGTACGGAGGCACCCCGTATTCCAGGGTGAAGTCGACGTTGTTCTCGTCAACAACAGAGTAGTCTATGGGTTCCAGGATGTGCTGCCTCCCTCCACGGATTGCAAAATCCACGTCCGTGTCCACCACATCCCATATCACGTTGCCACTCTCAACCATGCCCTTGAGCTTGGCGTAGTTGGTGGGACTCTGGATGGTTACCTTTACGCCGGTCTCTTTCTCGAACGGGTCGACCCAGGCCGCACGCATGGCCGGAACCGCCTCACCCCCGAAGTTGACAAATACGAGCTTCTTGCTCTCTTTGGCCCAGGCAGAGGGGACCAGCCTGCTGCCAGCAATAGCGGCACCTGCCAGCCCCCCCATCCCTTTGACAAAATCCCGCCGTGTAATTCCGCTCTTACGGTCCCTTTTCTCCTTATGACTCATGATTTCCCTCCTTTCTTGGAATCCGTAAAGACTCTACAACAAGACGCAATCATCCGGGTCCCACCAGATCCAGACCCGGTCGCCGTCGGCGAATCGTCTAACATAGGGGGTCTCGTTTCTGACTTTTACTCTCTTCTTCCCTTCCGTTTCAATCAGATACCGCGAAGTGTCGCCGTAGTAGTTGGAAGCCAAGACTCGACAGTGAAA is drawn from Deltaproteobacteria bacterium and contains these coding sequences:
- a CDS encoding serine/threonine protein kinase, with product MEGDTRKTIVNSWNEWDPLKHVIVGRPDNTVIQAPEPAVERDFPEHGFPLGKYGPIPQEMIEKAKEQMDNYAKILESRGIRVDRPTPLDFNQPVQTPDWKQETMFGCMPPRDLLLTVGNEILEATMSYRSRWFEYLCYRPLLEQYFKEDPNMRWEAAPKPRLTERTYKKDFWKKHRTMTPEEKERMIYDRDFILTEQEPCFDAADVGRLGKDLFVYNSTTTNKAGIDWLRRHFPDHRIHVVSFYEEDPMHIDATFVPLRPGLALSNRQRVPLVKEQIELFEKNGWEIVECAKPAHDKKAPLSFCSVWLSMNVLVLDPKTVCVEASETEQMEQLDKLGFEVIPVPFWDVAAFGGGLHCATADVYREGTCEDYFPKQVEGY
- a CDS encoding ABC transporter permease, whose amino-acid sequence is MSFTSSDYLSFPPPGFSLRWYEHFIRTPKWYSSGFQSIVIAVTSAILASILGTLASLGMWRANWRRGQMFQNLLLLPLIVPPIISAVLFFRLWSKWHIVDTLFGLVLAHTILGLPFVVITVNASLANFDIKLEQAARSLGAGHWYVLRRVTVPCILPGILSGALFAFVTSWDESIVALFLCGIRTSTLPKTMWDGIKYDFDPTVSVIATMLFAVTSLVLAVFLVKRRS
- a CDS encoding ABC transporter permease yields the protein MRSRANIMMVMPAFFLLTVLYLYPMFQIGWISLTDPSPGLQNYQKIFTSSTYGKIFYQTFSMCVVVTLICLVLGYLIAYTVDHVESRRTVALMLFFILVPFWTSILIRAYSWIVILRQDGIINHFLMRLGLTSEPAVLVRNRFGVIVGMVHVMLPFMILPILSVMKGIDKQLILAARSLGASPFTIFWRIYVPLSMPGVYAGVILVFVLSLGFYITPVLLGGGKFVMLSEYIALQIQLVLKWGMGSALAILLLVMVLGLLFIFGRFIDIRKLVSGYS
- a CDS encoding ABC transporter substrate-binding protein — protein: MSHKEKRDRKSGITRRDFVKGMGGLAGAAIAGSRLVPSAWAKESKKLVFVNFGGEAVPAMRAAWVDPFEKETGVKVTIQSPTNYAKLKGMVESGNVIWDVVDTDVDFAIRGGRQHILEPIDYSVVDENNVDFTLEYGVPPYYYSYVMAWRADMFKGVQPQTWADFWDVKKFPGKRGLWRWMYGVLEAALLADGVPFDKVYPIDEKRALRKIKELKPHVVSFWESGADPIQLLREGEATMCAVWNTRALVLKRQTKGKAQYTYNQAILQASVLVVPRGAPNKENAMRFINGILKPERQAKLFELLGNGPVNPAALKYVPEELRIENPSDPRNKEVQLPLGVDWYANNYERVLNDYLDVIS